TGCCGTCGGCGAGGATGACCTTGACGCCGTCGGCGGTGTACTCGGCCTTGGAGAAGAAGGTGCCCAGGTTGAACTTGATGCCGCGCTTGCGGAACGCGCGCTCAAGAAGCTTGGAGGAGTTCTCGTCCTCGACCGGGACGAGGTGCTTCAGGCCCTCGATGACGGTGACCTCGGAGCCGAAGGACTTCCACGCCGAGGCGAACTCGACGCCGATGACGCCGCCGCCCAGGATGATCGCGGACTTGGGCACGCGGTCCAGGACGAGGGCGTGGTCGGAGGAGATGATCCGGTTGCCGTCGATCTCCAGGCCCGGCAGCGACTTCGGCACGGAGCCGGTCGCCAGCAGGACGTGGCGGCCCTGGACGCGCCGGCCGTTCACGTCGACGGAGGTGGGGGAGGACAGTCGGCCCTCACCCTCGATGTACGTCACCTTGCGGGAGGCGACAAGACCCTGGAGGCCCTTGTACAGGCCGGCGATCACGCCGTCCTTGTACTTGTGCACACCGGCGATGTCGATGCCCTCGAAGGTGGCCTTCACGCCGAACTGCTCGCTCTCACGAGCCTGGTCGGCGATCTCGCCCGCGTGAAGCAGGGCCTTGGTGGGGATGCATCCCCGGTGCAGGCAGGTGCCGCCGACCTTGTCCTTCTCGATCAGGGCGACGTCCAGGCCCAGCTGCGCCCCGCGCAGGGCCGCAGCGTAACCACCGCTACCACCGCCGAGGATCACTAGGTCGAAAACGGTGCTGGCGTCGTTCGCCACGTCACGTCCTCCATGCATGTGCGCCGTACGCCGGTCAGCGTTGACCGGGCGGCGGCTGGTGTCCGGCCGCTCTTTCTTCGGCCCTGTGGTGGGGGCCCTGTCCTGCCGAGCCCCATCTTCGCACTTGTCCACACCGAACGAGACGCCGGGCCGGTGTGTGAGACGTCCCACGTTCAGCTGAGCGCACGGGAGAGGCGGGCATGGAAGAGGGGCTCCGCCCTACCCGCGCGCGGAGCCCCCTCAACCCGAACGACGTCAGCCCAGGTCGCCCGCGGCCGTCAGCTCGGCGAGCCGGACCAGGGTGCGCACGGCGGAACCGGTACCGCCCTTGGGCGTGTAGCCGAAGGGGCCGCCCTCGTTGAACGCCGGCCCCGCGATGTCCAGGTGCGCCCAGGTGATCCCCTCACCCACGAACTCCCGCAGGAACAGACCGGCGACCAGTCCACCGCCCATGCGCTCACCCATGTTGGCGATGTCGGCGGTGGGCGAGTCCATGCCCTTGCGCAGGTGCTCCGGCAGCGGCATAGGCCACGACGGCTCCCCGACCTCCTCGGCGGCCTCCACGATCGCGGAGCGGAACGCCTCGTCGTTGGCCATCACGCCGAAGGTGCGGCTGCCGAGCGCCAGCACCATGGCGCCGGTCAGCGTGGCCACGTCCACGATCGCGTCCGGCTTCTCCTGCGAAGCGGCCCACAGCGCGTCGGCGAGCACGAGCCGGCCCTCGGCGTCGGTGTTGAGCACCTCCACGGTCTTGCCGCTGAACATGCGCAGCACGTCACCGGGGCGCACCGCGGATCCCGAGGGCATGTTCTCGGCCAGCGCCAGCCAGCCGGTGACGTTCACCTGGAGCCCGAGGCGGGCCGCCGCGACCACGCCGGCGAACACGGCGGCCGCGCCGCTCATGTCGCACTTCATCGTCTCGTTGTGCCCGGCCGGCTTCAGCGAGATGCCGCCCGAGTCGTAGGTGATGCCCTTGCCGACGAGCGCGAGGTGCTTGCTCGCCTTGGAGTGCGTGTACGTCAGCTTCACCAGCCGCGGACCCGCCTGCGAGCCGGAGCCGACGCCGAGGATGCCGCCGTAGCCGCCCTTGGTGAGCGCCTTCTCGTCGAGCACCTGCACCTTGATGCCGTGCTCCTTGCCGGCCGCCGTGGCGATCGCGGCGAACGACTCGGGGGTGAGGTCGTTGGGCGGGGTGTTGATCAGGTCGCGGGCGCGGTTGAGCTCCTCGGAGACGGCGGTGGCGCGCTCGATCGCGGCCTTGTGCTCCTTGTCGCGGGGCTTGCCGCCGAGCAGCGCGGCCTCGGCGAGGGGGGCCTTGCCGTTCTTCTTGCCCTGGGCGCCGGAGTCCTTGCCGTTCTCCTTGTACACGTCGAAGGCGTACGCCCCGAGCAGCACGCCCTCGGCGACGGCGCCGATGTCGGCGGCGTCGCCCAGCGGCAGCGCGAACGCGGCCTTCTTGGAGCCGGCGAGGGCGCGGGCGGCGACACCGCCGGCCTTGCGCAGCACCTCGGCGTCGTAGTCGGCGTCCTTCTCGGGCTCGGCGCCCAGCCCCACCGCCAGCACGAGCGGGGCCTTGAACCCGGCGGGGGCGGGGAGCTTCGTCACCTCGCCCTCGGCGCCGGAGGCACCGAGGGTCTCAAGGACGCCGGCGAGCCTGCCGTCGTACGCCTTGTCCACGGCCTCGGCGCCCGGTGCGACGACGAGTCCCGCGGACTTGGACGCAGCGCCCTTGGCGACACCGATCACGATCGCGTCGGCCCGCAGGCCGGGCGCCGCGGCGGTGCTGAGAGTGAGAGCAGTCACGGTGGTGAAATCTCGCTTCCGATGTGAAGTTGCGATGGCCGAATAGTGTGGGTCGACCGGGCCCGACGGCCGACCCTAGTTCCGACCTGTGGGTGCGTTGGCAGCGGGGCCTTCCCCGGTACGGCGAACACTCGGGACGAGCCTACGCTCGTGTGAGCGTTCGCTCATTCCTACGGACGTTCACCTGTGAGTGGCGTCGCGGCCGTTTCCTGATCCTCGCGACCGGCGAGCGAGCCACACTCTGTCTGGTTCCGGCGAGCCGCTCGCTCGCCGTTTCGCATGATTTCCATGGATCCTCTGCCGATTCTTCGCAATCGGCCTGCAAGGGGACCTTCTGGGGGGAAGGAAAATCAATGGCGCACACCGCGCACAGATGGAGAAACGCGGCAGCTGTCGCCGCGGCGGCCGGTCTGCTGACGCTGGGGCTCTCGGTGCCCGGCGCCGCGGCCGCCGAGGACCCGCGCATCGATCTCAGGGTCCTGGTCGTGGACAACGGCGACAGCTCCGTGAAGGCCATCACCGACCAGCTGAAGACCACCGGCATCCCGTACACCACCGTCGACCTGAACGCCTCGAACCGCCCGGCCATCACGTCGGCGTTCCTCAGCGACACCGTCAACGGCAGGCCCCGCGCCAAGTTCCAGGGCGTCGTATCGCCCAACGAGGCACCGTTCGGGGCGGGTTCCGCCGAGCAGGCGGCGCTGGAGAACTACGAGCGGACCTACGGCATCCCGCAGGTCGACGCCTACACCTGGGCCCACCCGGGCGTCGGCCTCGACTACACCACCGAGGGCGGTTGGGCCGGCTCCCTCGACGGGCACGAGGCGTCCGTGACCGCCGAGGGCCGGGCCGGCTCCTTCGGCTATCTCGACGGCGCCTTCGCCTTCGAGGACAACGACCCGTCCGTGCCGGAGAGTTACGGCTACGCGGCCCGGCCCCGCGCCGGCTTCACCAGCTACGTCGACGTGCCCGTGCCCGGCGGCACCGGGCGCGGCAGCCTGGTCGGCGAGTACAGCCACGACGGGCGCCGCGAACTGGTCGTGACCTTCGCCTACAACCAGTACCAGCAGCAGTTCCGGCTCCTCGCCCGCGGCATCGTCGAATGGCTGACCCAGGGCATCCACCTCGGCCAGGCGCGCAACTACTTCGCCGTGCACGTCGACGACGTCTTCGCGCCCGACGCCCGCTGGGACACCGAGCGCAACTGCACGCCCGGTGACATCGACTGCGTGGGCGGTGGCGGCGAGGAGGCCCCGCCCATCCGGATGACCGCCGCGGACGCGACGTACGCCGCCCAGTGGCAGCGCGATCACGGCTTCAAGCTGGACATGGTCTACAACGCCGGCTCCGGCGAGGAGTGGAAGACCGAGAACGGCGGCACCGACGCCCTCGCCGACCGGCTGCTCGCCGACAAGGCGCAGTACCGCTGGATCAACCACACCTACACGCACCCGTTCCTCGGCTGCGTCCAGGACACCTCGACCGTGCCGTGGAGCTGCGCGAAGAACGCGAACGGCTCGACGCAGTACATGAGCCGCTCGGAGATCTCGGCGCAGATCAGGAACAATTACAACTGGGGCGTCAACAAGGGACTTCCGCTCGACCGCACGGAACTGGTCACCGGCGAGCACTCGGGTCTGAAGACCCTGCCGCAGCAGCCCGCCGACAACCCCAACCTGGCCGGTGCCCTCGCCGACAACGGCGTCAAGTGGATCGCCTCGGACAACTCCCGTGAGCCCGCGCAGCGTTCGGTCGGCGCCGCGCTCACCGTGCCCCGGTACCCGATGAACGTGTACTACAACACGGGCACCGAACAGGAGATGGCCGACGAGTACAACTGGATCTACACCTCGACGGCCGACGGCGGCAGCGGCATCTGCGAGAACAACCCCGCCTCCACCTGTCTGCCCGAGCCGCTGGACACCGCCACCGGCTACGACGACCACATCGTGCCGCAGGAGGCCCGCATCGCCCTCGGGCACGTGATCGGCAACGACCCGCGTCCGCACTACGCCCACCAGTCCAACCTGGCCGAGGGCCGCATCCTGTACCCCGTCCTCGACCGGGTCCTCGCCGACTACCAGGCGCTGTTCGCCGCCGACACCCCTGTGGAGAACCTCGCGCAGGGCGCCATCGGCACCGAGCTCCAGCGCCGGGCCGCCTGGCAGAACGCGGTCGCGAACGGCTCCGTCACGGCGTACCGCATCGGCAGGACCGTGACCGTCAACGCGCCGTCCGGGACCCAGATCCCGGTGACCGCACCCGAGGGCACCGTCAAGCAACTCCTGCTCGGCACCTCCGCGTTCGGGACCCCGTACGCCGGAAAGCGCTCGGCCTGGACCACGCCGGCGCTGCTGCAGTCAGCGGTGACGCTCAAGCTGCCCTGAGGGCGACGCCCCTGAAAGGGGCGCGGGACTGTATTCGATCCGCGGCTGCCGCCGCGTGGGCGCGACCTGCCCCCATGCGGCGGCAGCCCGGCTCCCGAGCGCAGTTCCCCGCATACCATCCGCATCACAGGGGGGAGCCGGGCTGCGATGCGCCCTGGCCGTCACGTCACCATGCTCACCGAAGGCACCTATCCACATGTCCACGGCGGGGTCAGCACCTGGTGCGACCAGCTCGTCAAGGGCATGCCGGAGGTCGACTTCCACATCGTCTCGCTCACCGGGACCGGCCGCGAACCCGTCACCTGGGAGCTGCCGCCCAACGTCCACCGGCACACCTCCGTACCCACCTGGGGCCCACGTCCGGGCCGGAAACGAGCGCCGCGGGGCCGGGCCCGGCGCCGTTTCACCGACGCCTACGAGCGGTTCCTGCTCTCCTTCCTCGACCCCGGGGCCGACGGAGAAGACTTCGGCGACGCACTGGACGAGCTGGCCGAACTCGCCCGCGACGGACGCCTGTCGGCGGCGCTGCGCTCCGAGCCGGCGCTCAGGTCGCTGATGTGGATGTGGACGATGCCGCATCTGCCGACCGCGGCCGCCCGACCCACCGTGCACGACGCCCTGACCGCGACCGACCTGCTGGAACACGCCCTGCGCCCGCTCGGCATCCGGATCGCCGAGGACAGTGTCGTCCACGCCGTCAGCAGCGGCCTCGCCACCCTCCCGGCCCTCGCCGCCCGCCGGCTCGACGGCGTGCCCTTCCTCCTCACCGAGCACGGCATCTACCTGCGCGAGCGCTACCTCGGCTACCGCAGCGCCGCCCAGCGCTGGCCCGTGAAGGCGTTCATGCTCGGCTTCTACCGCGAGCTGAACTCGCACGGGTACCGCACGGCCGACCTGATCACCCCGTGCAACCGGTACAACCGCCGCTGGGAGGAGCGCGGCGGCGCCGACGCCGACCGGATCCGCACCGTCTACAACGGCGTCGACCCGCACGCCTTCCCGCACGCAGGACCCGAGCCGGACGTCCCCACCCTCACCTGGTGCGGCCGCGTCGACCCCATCAAGGACCTGGAGACCCTGCTGCGGGCCTACGCCATGGTCCGCGCCGAACTCCCCGAGACCCGGCTGCGGCTGTTCGGCCCGGTCCCGCCCGGCGGCGAGGCCTACCGCACGAAACTGGAGAAGCTCGCCGCCGAACTCGGCGTGACGGACGGCCTGACCTTCGAGGGCCGCATCACCGAGGTCTGGCGCGCCTACGCCGCAGGCCACCTCGTCATGCTGTCCTCCATCTCCGAGGGCTTCCCGTTCTCCATCATCGAGGCCATGTCCTGCGGCCGTACGACCGTCTCAACGGACGTCGGGGGAGTGCGTGAGGCCGTCGGCGACACCGGCATCGTCGTCCCGCCGCGCGAGCCGGAGAAGATGGCCGCGGCCGCCCTGACCCTCCTCAAGGACGACGAACGGCGCCTGGAACTGGGCGAGTTGTCCCGCCAACGGGTCATCGACCGGTTCACGCTGCGCCGCTCCGTCGACAACTTCCGGGCCATCTACGAGGAGCTCGCCGGCAGCACCGAGGTGTACGAGCCCACGCTGGAGACGGTCGCCGACTGGACCGCCGAACTGCACGACCCCTGGTACGAGAAGGTCGCGACGGACGGAACCGACTGGTGAGCGGCAGCCTCTGGATGCCGCCGGGCTCCCGCCCCGAGACCCTCCCGGTGGTCCCCCGCCAGCGCGCCGCACCTGGCTGGGCCCGCCCCGACCCCCTCGACGAACTCGCCGCCCGCCTCGACGACTTCACGGCAGCCGCCGTCCACCCGGACGAGATCGCCGCCCTGCTGGAGTCCGACGGCCTCTCGGACGACCAGATACGCGAGCGCTACGGCGTGAAGAACTCCTTCGCCCTAGCCGAGGAACTCTACGAACGGACCGAACGCCGCTACCCCGAGCCGGAGGACCCGCCCCACGACCCCTGGCGGGCGGGCCTGATCGGCTGCCTCCTACGGGGCCTGCTCTTCGCCCTGCCCG
The DNA window shown above is from Streptomyces chartreusis and carries:
- the lpdA gene encoding dihydrolipoyl dehydrogenase; this encodes MANDASTVFDLVILGGGSGGYAAALRGAQLGLDVALIEKDKVGGTCLHRGCIPTKALLHAGEIADQARESEQFGVKATFEGIDIAGVHKYKDGVIAGLYKGLQGLVASRKVTYIEGEGRLSSPTSVDVNGRRVQGRHVLLATGSVPKSLPGLEIDGNRIISSDHALVLDRVPKSAIILGGGVIGVEFASAWKSFGSEVTVIEGLKHLVPVEDENSSKLLERAFRKRGIKFNLGTFFSKAEYTADGVKVILADGKEFEAEVLLVAVGRGPVSAGLGYEEQGVAMDRGYVLVDEYMRTNVPTISAVGDLVPTLQLAHVGFAEGILVAERLAGLKTVPIDYDGVPRVTYCHPEVASVGITEAKAKEIYGADKVVALKYNLAGNGKSKILNTAGEIKLVQVKDGAVVGVHMVGDRMGEQVGEAQLIYNWEALPAEVAQLIHAHPTQNEALGEAHLALAGKPLHAHD
- a CDS encoding leucyl aminopeptidase, producing the protein MTALTLSTAAAPGLRADAIVIGVAKGAASKSAGLVVAPGAEAVDKAYDGRLAGVLETLGASGAEGEVTKLPAPAGFKAPLVLAVGLGAEPEKDADYDAEVLRKAGGVAARALAGSKKAAFALPLGDAADIGAVAEGVLLGAYAFDVYKENGKDSGAQGKKNGKAPLAEAALLGGKPRDKEHKAAIERATAVSEELNRARDLINTPPNDLTPESFAAIATAAGKEHGIKVQVLDEKALTKGGYGGILGVGSGSQAGPRLVKLTYTHSKASKHLALVGKGITYDSGGISLKPAGHNETMKCDMSGAAAVFAGVVAAARLGLQVNVTGWLALAENMPSGSAVRPGDVLRMFSGKTVEVLNTDAEGRLVLADALWAASQEKPDAIVDVATLTGAMVLALGSRTFGVMANDEAFRSAIVEAAEEVGEPSWPMPLPEHLRKGMDSPTADIANMGERMGGGLVAGLFLREFVGEGITWAHLDIAGPAFNEGGPFGYTPKGGTGSAVRTLVRLAELTAAGDLG
- the pelF gene encoding GT4 family glycosyltransferase PelF, which translates into the protein MRPGRHVTMLTEGTYPHVHGGVSTWCDQLVKGMPEVDFHIVSLTGTGREPVTWELPPNVHRHTSVPTWGPRPGRKRAPRGRARRRFTDAYERFLLSFLDPGADGEDFGDALDELAELARDGRLSAALRSEPALRSLMWMWTMPHLPTAAARPTVHDALTATDLLEHALRPLGIRIAEDSVVHAVSSGLATLPALAARRLDGVPFLLTEHGIYLRERYLGYRSAAQRWPVKAFMLGFYRELNSHGYRTADLITPCNRYNRRWEERGGADADRIRTVYNGVDPHAFPHAGPEPDVPTLTWCGRVDPIKDLETLLRAYAMVRAELPETRLRLFGPVPPGGEAYRTKLEKLAAELGVTDGLTFEGRITEVWRAYAAGHLVMLSSISEGFPFSIIEAMSCGRTTVSTDVGGVREAVGDTGIVVPPREPEKMAAAALTLLKDDERRLELGELSRQRVIDRFTLRRSVDNFRAIYEELAGSTEVYEPTLETVADWTAELHDPWYEKVATDGTDW